The following are from one region of the Deinococcus sp. Leaf326 genome:
- a CDS encoding PRTRC system ThiF family protein: MHHLQRGIQDLLNTNKPISVAVVGVGGTGSEVLIGLVRLHDALVALGHAGGLQVTAFDPDTVSPSNLVRQRYFATDLGRNKAEVLIGRINFSCGVVWRSCPQKFNSDRARKNWDIVISCVDTRKSRKELHQAAFSKGFYTWRYWLDCGNDLSNGQVILGTPRSTARDALPCATQLHPELMDLSLPEDDTPSCSAVEALSRQDLYVGKEASLHALNLLWRLLRDKELADHARYFDQRQGTLGVRPCAPKPRANGRLDKQPELRPEVTAEAPAQLEGLPVVQAQPRENLELVEAEARRNLLAHFLAGLTPAELLALQAEVTAPPVIQVAAQLQTFH, encoded by the coding sequence ATGCACCACCTGCAACGCGGCATCCAGGACCTCCTGAACACCAACAAGCCCATCAGCGTGGCCGTCGTGGGCGTGGGCGGCACCGGCAGCGAGGTCCTCATCGGTCTGGTCCGCCTTCACGACGCCCTGGTCGCCCTGGGCCACGCGGGCGGCCTCCAGGTCACGGCCTTCGACCCGGACACGGTCAGCCCCTCCAACCTGGTGCGCCAGCGGTACTTCGCCACCGACCTGGGCCGCAACAAGGCCGAGGTGCTCATCGGCCGAATCAACTTCAGTTGTGGCGTCGTCTGGCGCTCCTGCCCGCAGAAGTTCAACTCGGACCGGGCCCGGAAGAACTGGGACATCGTGATCAGCTGCGTCGACACGCGCAAGTCCCGCAAGGAGCTGCATCAGGCGGCCTTCTCCAAAGGGTTCTACACCTGGCGGTACTGGCTCGATTGCGGGAACGACCTGAGCAACGGGCAGGTCATCCTGGGCACGCCCAGGAGTACAGCCCGTGACGCGCTGCCGTGCGCGACCCAGCTCCACCCGGAACTGATGGACCTGAGCCTGCCCGAGGACGACACGCCAAGTTGCAGCGCGGTGGAGGCCTTGAGCCGCCAGGACCTGTACGTCGGGAAAGAAGCGAGCCTGCACGCGCTGAACTTGCTGTGGCGGTTGCTGCGGGACAAGGAGTTAGCGGATCACGCGCGGTACTTCGACCAACGTCAGGGCACCCTGGGTGTGCGGCCATGTGCGCCTAAGCCCCGGGCGAACGGGCGACTTGACAAACAGCCAGAACTTCGGCCTGAAGTCACTGCTGAGGCGCCGGCCCAGCTGGAAGGTCTACCGGTGGTCCAGGCACAACCGCGCGAGAATCTGGAGCTTGTGGAAGCAGAAGCTAGGCGCAACCTGCTTGCTCACTTCCTGGCTGGGTTGACGCCCGCAGAGCTCCTGGCCCTTCAAGCAGAGGTGACAGCGCCCCCTGTAATTCAGGTTGCAGCACAGCTCCAGACCTTTCACTAA